A stretch of the Enterobacter mori genome encodes the following:
- the crfC gene encoding clamp-binding protein CrfC, translating to MHTQTIFELSQEAERLLQLALQNLETLKSMPGAMLDSATAAVRGVNNNVLPLHFSARGIDAQQAMLNNELRKITRLEMVLAIVGTMKAGKSTTINAIVGTEVLPNRNRPMTALPTLIRHTPGQKEPVLHFSHVSPIDALILQLQKKLCDDDRGKLAQRLEIDKDMNTLLERIENGEPFEKHHLGAEPIFHCLKSLNDLVRLSLALGVDFPFSEYTAIEHIPVIEVEFVHLAGLDAHLGQLTLLDTPGPNEAGQPHLQKMLSEQLARASAVLAVMDYTQLKSISDEEVRQAISVAGKSVPLYALVNKFDQKDRNSDDEEQVRALISGTLMKGNISPGQIYPVSSMWAYLANRARYEMAANGRLPDHQAQRWVQDFAEAALGRRWRTADLDDIDHIRHAADLLWEDSLFEQPIRKLIYAAYANASLFALRSASHKLLNYAQNAREYLDFRYQGLTVAFDELELNIARLEDDMALIKTRQSVVSDEVQHEVEEALSATDEFMARQNHALQQAIGQVFSHSNIMGVAGIDRLNARNDEVEERHHLVLDDEGQAQVVLSKISASCELIMLDAQDKICRELALRFDQLESTLARSLNEAMRPIETRIKAQLSHAGFRARISFPAFQPNQLNFNTRALFNDAIAMDSRPAERTLGTGSMRETVSRWLNNPGWGWEDAVATRTRYVIDIAQLHDKFKQHIDQFCEQIRKALAAQVDVSVTAGMATFFAEFSLCLTGLQESLRDSLAVRQQNEHSTRALSQMLKQSLTTATWIQEDTRLLRDDIQTLFAAEQP from the coding sequence ATGCACACACAGACTATTTTTGAATTAAGCCAGGAAGCTGAGCGTCTGTTACAGCTCGCTCTACAGAATCTTGAAACGTTGAAATCCATGCCAGGTGCGATGCTGGATAGCGCGACGGCCGCGGTGAGAGGCGTTAATAATAATGTCTTGCCTTTACATTTCAGCGCCCGTGGCATCGATGCTCAGCAGGCGATGCTAAATAATGAATTACGCAAAATAACCCGTCTCGAAATGGTATTGGCCATTGTCGGGACCATGAAGGCGGGTAAATCAACCACCATTAATGCGATTGTGGGTACCGAGGTATTGCCTAACCGCAACCGGCCAATGACCGCGCTCCCGACGCTGATCCGCCATACGCCGGGACAGAAGGAGCCTGTACTTCATTTCTCGCATGTCTCTCCTATTGATGCGTTGATTCTGCAATTGCAGAAAAAACTCTGCGATGACGATCGCGGTAAGCTGGCTCAGCGTCTGGAAATAGATAAAGACATGAATACCCTGCTGGAGCGTATCGAAAATGGTGAGCCATTTGAAAAGCATCATCTGGGCGCAGAGCCGATATTCCATTGTCTGAAAAGCCTTAATGACCTGGTGCGCCTTTCACTGGCGCTGGGAGTGGATTTTCCGTTTTCCGAATACACCGCTATTGAACATATTCCGGTTATTGAGGTGGAGTTTGTCCACCTCGCAGGGCTGGATGCCCATCTGGGTCAACTGACGTTACTCGACACGCCTGGGCCAAATGAAGCCGGACAGCCGCATCTGCAAAAAATGCTCAGCGAGCAGTTGGCTCGCGCCTCGGCTGTCCTGGCGGTGATGGACTACACCCAGCTCAAATCGATTTCCGATGAGGAGGTCCGTCAGGCGATTTCGGTGGCGGGTAAATCGGTCCCTCTGTATGCGCTGGTCAACAAGTTCGATCAGAAAGACCGTAACAGCGATGACGAGGAACAGGTCCGGGCGTTGATTTCCGGCACATTAATGAAGGGGAATATTTCGCCTGGGCAGATTTACCCGGTTTCCTCAATGTGGGCCTACCTGGCCAATCGTGCCCGCTATGAGATGGCCGCTAACGGACGGCTCCCTGACCATCAGGCGCAGCGCTGGGTGCAGGATTTTGCGGAGGCAGCGCTGGGACGTCGCTGGCGAACAGCCGATCTGGACGATATCGACCATATCCGTCATGCCGCGGACCTGCTGTGGGAAGACTCGTTGTTTGAACAACCCATCCGAAAGCTGATTTACGCCGCGTATGCCAACGCCTCGCTGTTTGCCCTGCGTTCGGCGTCCCACAAGCTGCTCAACTATGCGCAGAATGCCCGGGAGTATCTCGATTTTCGCTATCAGGGGCTGACCGTGGCCTTCGACGAGCTGGAATTGAATATTGCCCGGCTTGAGGACGACATGGCGCTGATAAAAACGCGCCAGAGTGTGGTCAGTGATGAAGTGCAACACGAAGTTGAAGAGGCGCTTAGCGCAACAGATGAGTTCATGGCGCGGCAAAATCACGCGCTGCAACAGGCGATTGGGCAGGTCTTTAGTCACAGCAATATTATGGGTGTCGCCGGTATCGATCGGTTGAACGCGCGAAACGACGAAGTGGAAGAGAGACATCATCTGGTGCTGGACGACGAAGGGCAGGCGCAGGTTGTACTGAGTAAGATCAGCGCCTCTTGTGAACTGATCATGCTGGATGCGCAGGATAAGATCTGTCGAGAGCTGGCGTTGCGCTTCGATCAGCTGGAATCCACGCTGGCACGCTCGCTGAATGAGGCCATGCGCCCCATAGAGACGCGGATTAAAGCGCAGCTGAGCCATGCGGGTTTTCGGGCGCGGATCAGTTTCCCTGCGTTTCAACCTAATCAGCTGAACTTCAACACGCGTGCGCTGTTTAACGATGCCATTGCGATGGATAGCCGTCCGGCGGAGCGAACATTGGGGACGGGCAGCATGCGTGAAACCGTCTCGCGCTGGTTGAACAATCCGGGCTGGGGCTGGGAGGACGCGGTCGCGACGCGCACGCGATATGTCATCGATATTGCTCAGCTTCATGACAAATTTAAACAACATATCGACCAGTTTTGTGAACAAATACGTAAAGCTTTGGCCGCGCAGGTCGATGTCTCTGTTACGGCAGGTATGGCGACATTCTTTGCGGAATTTTCATTATGCCTGACCGGGTTACAGGAAAGCTTGCGTGATAGCCTCGCAGTGCGTCAGCAAAATGAGCATTCGACACGAGCGCTCAGCCAGATGCTGAAGCAAAGTCTGACGACTGCAACGTGGATTCAGGAAGATACACGACTGTTACGCGATGATATTCAAACCCTATTCGCGGCAGAGCAACCATGA
- a CDS encoding zinc ribbon domain-containing protein YjdM yields MQLPHCPKCNSEYTYEDNGMFICPECAHEWNDAEPTQDSDTLIVKDANGNLLADGDSVTVVKDLKVKGSSSMLKIGTKVKNIRLVEGDHNIDCKIDGFGPMKLKSEFVKKN; encoded by the coding sequence ATGCAACTCCCACACTGTCCGAAATGCAATTCTGAATACACTTACGAAGATAATGGCATGTTCATCTGCCCGGAATGCGCACACGAATGGAATGACGCAGAGCCGACGCAGGACAGCGATACGCTCATCGTAAAAGATGCGAACGGCAACCTTCTGGCCGACGGCGACAGCGTCACCGTGGTGAAAGATCTGAAGGTGAAAGGCAGCTCTTCCATGCTGAAGATCGGCACCAAAGTGAAGAATATCCGTCTGGTAGAAGGCGATCACAATATCGACTGCAAAATTGACGGCTTCGGTCCAATGAAACTGAAATCTGAGTTCGTGAAAAAGAACTGA
- the phnC gene encoding phosphonate ABC transporter ATP-binding protein — MQTVIRVEKLSKTFHHNKALHAVDLTVQQGDMVALLGPSGSGKSTLLRHLSGLITCDKTPESHVELLGNTVQRAGRLASDIRKSRAQTGYIFQQFNLVNRLTVLENVLIGALGSTPFWRTCLRWFSSSQKQEALQALTRVGMAHFAHQRVSTLSGGQQQRVAIARALMQKAKIILADEPIASLDPESARIVMETLRDINQHDGITVVVTLHQVDYALRYCERIVALRQGHVFFDGASHQFDNERFDHLYRSINRVEENAQAA, encoded by the coding sequence ATGCAAACTGTCATCCGCGTCGAGAAACTGAGCAAGACCTTCCATCACAACAAGGCGCTGCATGCCGTTGATCTGACCGTCCAGCAGGGCGACATGGTGGCGCTTCTCGGGCCTTCTGGCTCAGGCAAATCCACCCTTCTGCGCCATTTAAGCGGCCTCATTACCTGCGATAAAACCCCGGAAAGTCACGTCGAGTTGCTGGGCAACACCGTGCAGCGCGCAGGCCGTCTGGCAAGCGATATTCGCAAAAGCCGCGCCCAGACGGGCTACATCTTCCAGCAGTTCAATCTGGTTAACCGCCTGACGGTGCTGGAAAACGTGCTGATTGGCGCACTCGGCAGCACCCCGTTCTGGCGTACCTGCCTGCGCTGGTTCTCCTCTTCTCAGAAACAAGAAGCGCTGCAGGCGCTAACGCGCGTCGGTATGGCGCATTTTGCCCACCAGCGCGTTTCCACCCTGTCCGGTGGACAACAACAGCGCGTCGCCATCGCCCGCGCGCTGATGCAGAAAGCAAAAATCATTCTTGCCGATGAACCCATCGCCTCGCTGGATCCAGAATCGGCACGCATCGTAATGGAAACCCTGCGCGACATTAACCAGCACGACGGCATCACCGTGGTGGTGACGCTGCATCAGGTGGATTACGCCCTGCGCTACTGCGAGCGCATCGTTGCCCTGCGTCAGGGCCACGTGTTCTTTGATGGCGCAAGCCACCAGTTTGATAACGAACGTTTTGACCATCTCTACCGCAGCATTAATCGCGTCGAAGAGAACGCGCAGGCTGCTTAA
- the kdgT gene encoding 2-keto-3-deoxygluconate transporter has translation MKIKATIERIPGGMMLVPLVLGAFLNTLAPNTGAYFGGFTKGMISGTVPILAVWFFCIGASINLRATGTVLRKSGTLVITKIAVAWVVAMICAMFIPENGIQTGFFAGLSVLAIVSAMDMTNGGLYASLMNQYGTKEESGAFVLMSLESGPLMTMLILGSAGLASFEPHHFVGAILPFLIGFALGNLDHDLRDFFSKATPVLIPFFGFALGNTINLNVILDTGLLGIVLGVAVIIITGIPLIVADRVIGGGNGTAGVAASSAAGAAVANPVIIAQINPAFEPVAASATALVAASVIVTAILVPIITALYAKRYGNVQEAQPEPKPIEMNH, from the coding sequence ATGAAGATTAAAGCCACAATAGAACGTATCCCCGGCGGAATGATGTTGGTTCCGCTGGTACTTGGTGCGTTCTTAAATACACTGGCACCGAATACCGGTGCTTATTTTGGTGGATTCACAAAAGGTATGATTAGCGGAACGGTACCGATTCTGGCGGTATGGTTCTTTTGTATCGGTGCATCCATTAATTTACGTGCCACGGGTACGGTATTACGCAAATCAGGTACACTGGTTATCACAAAAATTGCCGTCGCCTGGGTTGTTGCAATGATCTGCGCGATGTTCATTCCGGAGAACGGCATTCAGACAGGATTCTTTGCCGGATTATCCGTGCTCGCCATCGTATCAGCGATGGATATGACCAACGGAGGTCTGTATGCCAGCCTGATGAATCAGTACGGCACCAAGGAAGAATCTGGTGCGTTCGTGCTGATGTCTCTGGAGTCCGGCCCGCTGATGACCATGTTGATCCTGGGCTCTGCCGGCCTTGCCTCCTTTGAACCTCACCACTTTGTCGGTGCGATCCTGCCATTCCTGATCGGTTTTGCGCTGGGTAATCTGGATCACGATTTACGCGACTTCTTCAGCAAAGCTACGCCGGTACTGATCCCGTTCTTTGGCTTCGCACTGGGTAACACTATCAACCTGAACGTGATCCTGGATACCGGCCTGCTGGGTATTGTGCTGGGTGTTGCCGTCATCATCATCACCGGTATTCCGCTGATCGTTGCTGACCGCGTGATTGGAGGCGGAAACGGAACCGCGGGTGTCGCCGCGTCTTCGGCCGCCGGGGCTGCCGTTGCAAACCCGGTGATAATTGCCCAAATTAATCCAGCCTTCGAACCCGTCGCAGCGTCAGCTACAGCACTGGTTGCCGCCAGCGTGATTGTCACCGCGATTCTGGTCCCCATCATCACGGCGCTGTATGCGAAACGCTACGGGAATGTGCAAGAGGCCCAGCCTGAACCGAAACCAATAGAAATGAATCATTAA
- the phnF gene encoding phosphonate metabolism transcriptional regulator PhnF, which translates to MHLSRHPTSYPTRWQEIAAKLEVELRTHYRCGDYLPAEQQLADRYEVNRHTLRRAIDQLVERGWVQRRQGVGVLVLMRPFDYPLNAQARFSQNLLDQGSHPTSEKLLSVLRPASSHVADALGIQEGDNVVHLRTLRRVNGVAVCQIDHYFADLTLWPVLQNFSSGSLHDFLQDATGIALKRTQTRISARRAQAKESKVLEIPNMAPLLCVRTLNHRDGEIDATEYSVSLTRADMIEFTMEH; encoded by the coding sequence ATGCACTTATCCAGACATCCGACCAGTTACCCCACCCGCTGGCAAGAGATTGCGGCAAAGCTCGAAGTGGAGCTGCGCACGCACTACCGCTGCGGGGACTACCTGCCCGCCGAGCAGCAGCTTGCCGACCGCTATGAAGTGAACCGACACACCCTGCGCCGCGCCATTGACCAGTTGGTCGAGCGCGGCTGGGTCCAGCGCCGTCAGGGCGTGGGCGTACTGGTGCTGATGCGTCCGTTCGACTACCCGCTGAACGCTCAGGCGCGCTTTAGCCAGAACCTGCTGGATCAGGGCAGCCACCCGACCAGTGAAAAACTGCTCTCGGTATTGCGCCCGGCCTCCAGCCACGTGGCGGACGCGCTGGGGATCCAGGAGGGCGACAACGTTGTTCATCTCCGCACGTTGCGACGGGTCAACGGCGTGGCGGTATGCCAGATAGACCACTACTTCGCAGACCTCACCCTCTGGCCTGTGCTGCAGAATTTCTCCAGCGGCTCGCTACATGACTTTCTTCAGGATGCGACAGGCATTGCGCTTAAGCGCACTCAGACGCGCATCAGCGCCCGCCGCGCGCAGGCGAAAGAGAGCAAGGTGCTCGAAATTCCCAATATGGCCCCGCTGCTCTGCGTGCGCACCCTCAACCACCGTGACGGCGAGATCGACGCGACGGAATACTCCGTCAGTCTGACACGCGCCGACATGATCGAATTCACCATGGAGCACTGA
- the phnE gene encoding phosphonate ABC transporter, permease protein PhnE, with protein sequence MQTITLPPPKRSWFSLISWAILLAVLVISWKGAEMDPLLLFKDSGNMATFAADFFPPDFSQWQDYLGEMAITLQIAVWGTALAVVLSIPFGLMSAENIVPWWIYQPMRRLMDACRAINEMVFAMLFVVAVGLGPFAGVMALFIHTTGVLSKLLSEAVEAIEPGPVEGIRATGANKIEEILYGVLPQVMPLLISYSLYRFESNVRSATVVGMVGAGGIGVTLWEAIRGFQFQQTCALMVLIIVTVSLLDFLSQRLRKHFI encoded by the coding sequence ATGCAAACCATTACCCTCCCACCGCCAAAGCGCAGCTGGTTCTCGCTCATAAGCTGGGCCATCCTGCTGGCGGTGCTCGTTATCTCCTGGAAGGGCGCGGAAATGGATCCGCTGCTGCTCTTCAAAGATTCCGGCAACATGGCCACCTTCGCCGCCGATTTCTTCCCGCCGGACTTCAGCCAGTGGCAGGACTACCTTGGCGAAATGGCGATCACCCTGCAAATCGCCGTCTGGGGCACCGCCCTTGCCGTCGTTCTTTCCATTCCGTTTGGCCTGATGAGCGCCGAAAACATCGTGCCGTGGTGGATATACCAGCCGATGCGTCGCCTGATGGACGCCTGCCGCGCCATTAACGAAATGGTCTTTGCGATGCTGTTCGTGGTCGCCGTCGGCCTGGGTCCGTTCGCGGGCGTCATGGCGCTGTTCATTCACACTACCGGCGTGCTTTCGAAGCTGCTCTCCGAGGCGGTTGAAGCCATCGAACCCGGCCCGGTGGAAGGCATTCGCGCGACCGGTGCCAACAAAATCGAAGAGATCCTCTACGGCGTTCTGCCTCAGGTGATGCCGCTGCTGATCTCTTACTCTCTGTACCGCTTTGAGTCCAACGTCCGCTCCGCCACCGTGGTCGGCATGGTGGGCGCAGGCGGGATTGGCGTCACCCTGTGGGAAGCCATTCGCGGTTTCCAGTTCCAGCAAACCTGCGCATTGATGGTGCTCATTATCGTCACCGTCAGCCTGCTGGATTTCCTCTCTCAACGTTTGCGTAAGCACTTCATCTGA
- the yjdN gene encoding VOC family metalloprotein YjdN, translating into MPLSPYISFSGNCAEATAFYQQAVGAELLYKITFGEMPKDENSEEGCPSGMNFPDTAIAHSNVRIAGSDIMMSDGLPPGSSTQYAGFTLVLDTQDVDEGKRWFDSLSDGGNVEMAWQETFWAHGFGKVTDKYGVPWMINVVKS; encoded by the coding sequence ATGCCGTTAAGTCCCTACATCTCTTTCTCTGGTAACTGTGCTGAGGCCACCGCCTTCTATCAGCAGGCCGTCGGCGCAGAACTCCTCTACAAAATCACCTTCGGCGAAATGCCCAAAGACGAAAACAGCGAAGAAGGCTGTCCGTCAGGCATGAACTTCCCGGATACCGCCATCGCCCACTCTAACGTTCGCATTGCCGGCAGCGATATCATGATGAGTGATGGTCTGCCACCCGGCAGCAGCACGCAGTACGCCGGATTTACGCTGGTGCTCGACACGCAGGACGTGGATGAAGGCAAACGCTGGTTCGACAGCCTCTCTGATGGCGGCAATGTCGAAATGGCCTGGCAGGAAACCTTCTGGGCGCACGGCTTCGGTAAAGTCACCGACAAATACGGCGTGCCATGGATGATTAACGTCGTTAAATCGTAG
- a CDS encoding YjcZ-like family protein, translated as MTTQLLDGPGRTLECIHPKFMVDLVQGVDAARHPHLGPQQLQFRERLTQEIVTHTRLRPWAMSGMFTQNSALRLGLAEKLAGMLDPGHLALTRMSDKLLALRQQTNPRTVQPPGLMQQYEELTAHFSQRAAYKEKALTQRGLTVQAGEHSEQIFTRWRAGQYDSWSLAGRCYVVLEELRWGPFGDACRLANDDVAAMLKDNLRSMAANYLAQGINASPTTRHFYPQWLTTSASPGLMDYKDMLGWLGDWCLADKHPVCWSVTQSWQTVALGMPRLCSAKRLVDGMVEEIFG; from the coding sequence ATGACAACACAGCTACTGGACGGTCCCGGGCGGACGCTGGAGTGTATTCATCCCAAATTTATGGTCGATCTGGTTCAGGGCGTGGACGCTGCGCGCCATCCCCATCTGGGGCCGCAGCAGCTGCAGTTTCGTGAACGTTTGACTCAGGAGATCGTGACGCACACCCGGCTACGACCGTGGGCGATGTCGGGAATGTTCACCCAAAATTCGGCATTGCGCCTGGGGCTGGCGGAGAAGCTGGCCGGAATGCTCGATCCTGGCCACCTGGCGCTGACCCGTATGTCCGATAAATTGCTGGCGCTCCGGCAGCAGACGAACCCGCGCACCGTTCAGCCCCCGGGTCTGATGCAGCAGTATGAAGAGCTCACCGCTCACTTTAGCCAGCGTGCGGCTTATAAAGAGAAAGCGCTGACGCAGCGTGGGCTCACGGTTCAGGCGGGTGAGCATAGTGAGCAGATTTTTACCCGCTGGCGCGCCGGTCAATATGACAGTTGGTCTTTGGCTGGCCGTTGTTACGTTGTTCTGGAAGAGTTGCGCTGGGGGCCATTTGGTGATGCGTGTCGCCTGGCGAATGACGATGTGGCGGCCATGCTCAAGGATAACCTGCGCAGCATGGCGGCGAATTATCTTGCTCAGGGTATTAATGCCTCTCCCACCACCCGACACTTTTACCCTCAATGGCTAACAACATCCGCATCCCCCGGTCTGATGGATTATAAGGATATGCTGGGCTGGCTGGGGGACTGGTGCCTGGCGGATAAACATCCGGTGTGCTGGTCGGTGACGCAGAGCTGGCAGACTGTCGCGCTGGGCATGCCGAGGCTCTGTTCGGCAAAACGGCTGGTGGATGGGATGGTGGAAGAGATTTTTGGCTGA
- the phnD gene encoding phosphonate ABC transporter substrate-binding protein: protein MSYKTVAALAFTSMFSISTLLSPAYAEEQEKALNFGIISTESQQNLKPQWEPFLKDMETKLGIKVNAFFAPDYAGIIQGMRFNKVDIAWYGNLSAMEAVDRANGQVFAQTVAADGSPGYWSVLIVNKDSPINNLNDLLAKRKELTFGNGDPNSTSGFLVPGYYVFAKNNASASDFKRTVNASHETNALAVANKQVDVATNNTENLDKLKTSAPDKLKELKVIWKSPLIPGDPIVWRKNLSESTKDKVYDFFMTYGKTPEEKAVLEKLGWAPFRASSDLQLVPIRQLALFKQMQGVKDNKSLKEDEKTSKVSEIQAQLDDLDRLTAALGAMTSVNKAVQ from the coding sequence ATGAGCTATAAAACGGTTGCCGCGCTGGCCTTCACCAGCATGTTCAGCATCAGCACCCTGTTAAGCCCGGCCTACGCCGAGGAGCAGGAAAAAGCGCTGAACTTTGGCATCATTTCGACAGAATCACAGCAGAACCTGAAGCCCCAGTGGGAACCGTTCCTGAAAGATATGGAAACCAAACTGGGGATCAAAGTGAACGCCTTCTTTGCCCCGGACTACGCGGGCATCATCCAGGGGATGCGCTTCAATAAAGTGGACATCGCCTGGTACGGCAACCTCTCCGCCATGGAAGCGGTGGACCGTGCGAACGGCCAGGTCTTTGCCCAGACCGTTGCGGCAGACGGTTCTCCGGGCTACTGGAGCGTGCTGATCGTGAACAAAGACAGCCCGATCAACAACCTCAACGACCTGCTCGCCAAACGCAAAGAGCTGACCTTCGGCAACGGCGACCCGAACTCCACCTCCGGCTTCCTCGTCCCGGGCTACTACGTCTTCGCCAAAAACAACGCCTCCGCCAGCGACTTCAAGCGCACCGTCAACGCCAGCCACGAAACCAACGCCCTGGCGGTGGCCAACAAGCAGGTGGACGTTGCCACTAACAACACCGAAAACCTCGACAAGCTGAAGACCTCCGCGCCGGACAAACTGAAAGAGCTGAAGGTTATCTGGAAATCGCCGCTGATCCCGGGCGACCCGATCGTCTGGCGTAAAAACCTCTCCGAAAGCACCAAGGACAAGGTCTATGACTTCTTTATGACCTACGGCAAAACGCCGGAAGAAAAAGCCGTTCTGGAGAAGCTGGGCTGGGCACCGTTCCGCGCGTCAAGCGACCTGCAGCTGGTTCCGATTCGCCAGCTGGCGCTGTTCAAGCAGATGCAGGGCGTGAAAGACAACAAAAGCCTTAAGGAAGACGAGAAGACCAGCAAAGTCTCTGAAATTCAGGCCCAGCTGGACGATCTCGACCGCCTGACCGCCGCGCTCGGCGCAATGACCAGCGTGAATAAAGCGGTGCAGTAG